ATGGGCTCTCCTCGTCGCGGCGATGATCCTGTTATCGGGCCTTTCCTCCCGAGGTTCGGTAAAGAGGCCGATAAGCCTGGTTAAAGCATGGGAGCAAGGCGGGGACCGTCGCGGCGGTGCTATCATGGCGCCATGAGCACCAGACCGCCCGTGGCCTTCGATCCGGCCCCCTTCGAGCCCCATCCCCTCTTCCGCCATGCGCACCTGCAGACGGTCGTCGGGGAGGTGGTGCCGCGCGACTTCGCCCGGCACCACGCCCCCTGGCTCGCGTCGGCCCGCACCGAGCAGTTCACCCTGGCGGACGGCGACAGGCTGCAGGCCGTCCTGCACCTTCACCCCGACGATCCCGCTCGCCTGCGGCCGGTGGTGCTTCACCTCCACGGCCTGGAGGGCAGCGCCGAGGCGTCCTACCAGAAGGGCATCAGCACCAAGGCCTACGCCGCGGGCTTCCACTCGGTCCGCCTCAACTTCCGCAACTGCGGGGACACGGAGCACCTGGCGCGCGCCCTCTATCACGGCCGATCCACCGACGACGTGCTCGCCGTGCTCGCGGCCCTCAGGGAGGAGTGGGGCTTCTCGACGCTCTACGCCACGGGGGCCTCGCTCGGGGCCAACCTCCTGCTGCGCCTCCTGGCTGACGCCGGCCAGGCGCCTCCGCCCGGCCTCGCCGGCGTGGTCGCCGTCTCGCCGCCCGTCGACATGGCCATGACGGCCGCCGCGCTGGATCGGGGCTTCAACCGGGGTTACACGGCCTACTTCCTCGGCTTGCTCAAGCGCAAGATGCGCCGCAAGCAGCGCCTGAGCCCCGGGGGCGAGGGGCTGTCCGAGCTCGTGCGCGAGCTGGGGCGGGTGCATACGCTGCGGGCCTTCGACGAGCTGGTGACCGCGCCGCTCTCGGGCTACCCCGACGCGGCGACCTACTACGCCCACGCGAGCTCGGGCGACGACCTGCACCGCGTCCGGGTGCCGACCCTCCTCATCCACGCCCAGGACGATCCCTTCCTGCCCTACGCCATGTACGGCCCCAGGATGGAGGCGATCGCCGCCAACCCTTACCTCGTGTCCGTCTTCCCGGATCACGGGGGGCACGTGGGCTTCCTGATGCCCAAGGGGCGGCCCGGGCGCCGGCCATGGATGGACGAGTGGTGGGCCGAGAACGAGGCGATCGCCTACCTCCAGGCCCTGCACGAGGCCCGCTGAACGAAAAGAAGGAGGGCGCCCCGTCGATCGGGGCGCCCTCCTTCTTTGCTCGAAAGTCCTAGTACTTCGGGACGACCACGAAGCGGCTGGCCTTGAGGCTGAAGTTGAGGTAGTAGGTCGTGACCGCGCCGTCGGGACGAACGGCGGTCATCTCCTTGGTCTTGACGTTCCAGCGGACCACGTTGGACTGGTAGCCCTTGGCGAAGCTGGTGGTGTCGAAGTAGAACTCGAGCTCGCCGCGCTTGCCGGCGGCCAGGTCGGTGGCCTGCTGGAGGTACTGGGCGGCCGAGGTGACCTTGGGGGTGAACTCGTGGCCGTGCTTGAGGAAGTGGGTCTCGAGGTTCTGCTCGG
Above is a window of Pantanalinema sp. DNA encoding:
- a CDS encoding alpha/beta fold hydrolase, whose translation is MSTRPPVAFDPAPFEPHPLFRHAHLQTVVGEVVPRDFARHHAPWLASARTEQFTLADGDRLQAVLHLHPDDPARLRPVVLHLHGLEGSAEASYQKGISTKAYAAGFHSVRLNFRNCGDTEHLARALYHGRSTDDVLAVLAALREEWGFSTLYATGASLGANLLLRLLADAGQAPPPGLAGVVAVSPPVDMAMTAAALDRGFNRGYTAYFLGLLKRKMRRKQRLSPGGEGLSELVRELGRVHTLRAFDELVTAPLSGYPDAATYYAHASSGDDLHRVRVPTLLIHAQDDPFLPYAMYGPRMEAIAANPYLVSVFPDHGGHVGFLMPKGRPGRRPWMDEWWAENEAIAYLQALHEAR